From Paenibacillus sp. PK3_47, the proteins below share one genomic window:
- a CDS encoding carbohydrate ABC transporter permease produces MVKETSWGSRLFDTFNVIILAVIALITVIPFIYVVAGSFATQRELLEKGFILFPTEFSLEAYKYIFSTSTLMRSLGVTIFITVAGTLINITLTCLMAYPLSRRDMDFRSPIQLLIIFTMLFSGGMIPTFLVVKELGMLDTYWSLLLPGAISAFNLIIIRSFFQQLPPDLEESAKIDGASDPGILMRIVIPLSLPALATFSLFYAVGHWNTYFSSILYINDSTKWPIQVLLRQIVMLSQGGSLGDTSSLESNFIPPDQAVKMAVIVISTVPILIVYPFLQKHFAKGALLGSVKG; encoded by the coding sequence GTGGTAAAAGAAACATCATGGGGCAGCCGTTTGTTTGATACTTTTAACGTTATAATCCTGGCGGTTATTGCTCTGATTACGGTTATTCCGTTCATTTATGTGGTTGCCGGCTCATTTGCTACCCAGCGGGAGCTGCTGGAAAAAGGGTTCATTCTCTTCCCGACTGAATTTTCACTGGAAGCGTACAAATATATCTTTTCGACCAGCACACTGATGCGCAGCCTCGGGGTTACCATCTTCATCACTGTTGCCGGTACCCTGATCAATATTACACTAACCTGCCTGATGGCTTATCCGCTATCCCGCCGGGATATGGATTTCCGCTCGCCGATCCAGCTTCTGATCATTTTCACCATGCTGTTCAGCGGCGGGATGATCCCTACGTTCCTGGTGGTCAAAGAGCTGGGGATGCTCGATACGTACTGGTCGCTGCTGCTGCCGGGCGCCATCAGTGCCTTTAACCTGATTATTATCCGCAGCTTCTTTCAGCAGCTTCCGCCGGATCTGGAGGAGTCGGCCAAAATCGACGGCGCCAGCGACCCCGGCATCCTGATGCGGATCGTCATTCCTTTGTCCCTGCCGGCACTGGCTACATTTTCGCTATTCTACGCTGTCGGTCATTGGAACACCTATTTCAGCTCTATTTTGTACATTAATGACTCGACCAAGTGGCCGATTCAGGTGCTGCTGCGGCAGATCGTCATGCTGTCCCAGGGCGGCAGCCTCGGGGATACGTCCTCTCTTGAGAGTAACTTCATTCCGCCTGACCAGGCTGTCAAAATGGCGGTCATCGTCATCTCCACCGTCCCGATCCTGATCGTGTATCCGTTCCTGCAGAAGCATTTTGCCAAGGGGGCGCTGCTCGGGTCGGTTAAGGGGTGA